The Theileria orientalis strain Shintoku DNA, chromosome 2, complete genome genome has a window encoding:
- a CDS encoding uncharacterized protein (protein of unknown function DUF529 repeat containing protein): protein MKIDTIGTCILVYLLTCVRFNVLVKVNAVASQPATTSPIYSPQRPKKDGVDLNLKSDTKSGKNFEYKKEGNYVTYTSKGDKAFKLVKDDSTEIWKSSQDSDYSVKVELDLLNNEAKAVTIHLPGNKTKVFKKDGLDQHWKEIDISKFNFESFYIDYEHESYISKNKLENNVRTFTSKKGFAFNGAVEYIDGNRVDIWKAKNDNDYANKIEVDYMNNDSKAVTLYFPGNKTKLYMKHNKNDQWTEVDITNVIHKTVSIKDDKETYFYSNKFRDSTRTFEAKTGFAFNKVKDGDTNIWTTTDDSEFANKVIYDKRYDDKLDVTINLNNGMRKLYIKKKSNEPWEEINLTKVNPKFVNIDYDHETYSYKHELDKNIRTFTAKNCFAFEGVIEYIEDNRVDIWKAKNDSEYANKIEVDLMNKDSKATKLFKKDGKKNPWTEIDTTELNRMTLNIQHQNHSYFYTNLFHNYVRTFEARKGFVFNFVKDGNTDLWTTSNENEYAKKVVTDEDNKVTIYIGDDGIVKVFNKNDNGKWSEEHLGDSQSVKKAFETQSSSSVPKTSASITGVDLNLKSDTKSGKNFEYKKEGNYVTYTSKGDKAFKLVKDDSTEIWKSSQDSDYSVKVEVDYINNDSKAVTLYFHGNKTKLFMKHSKNDPWTEIDITKVNTKSINIDYPHDSYFFTNNESKNVRTFIPKSGFIFNCALEYLNEHKIEIWTTNDENEYAKKVEYAKRNSGIADLTIYKVNGKKQLFIKEYATYSWKQVDITKVNPKSIDIDHDHECYFYKNELTGNFRTFTSKTGFAFNCANEYVDGNMIEVWKTDKENDYANKIEVDLMNKNTKVVTIYMPENKTKLFKKDGKKNPWTEIDTTELNRMTLNIQHQNHSYFYTNLFHNYVRTFEARKGFVFNFVKDGNTDLWTTSNENEYAKKVVSAKRSYGIFDLTIHMINGKNKLFIKEKDNDPWKEIDLTVINPKSMNIKYPYHSYFYTNILDDEVRTFEARNGFAFNVVNEYIGNNRVEIWSTSNENEYAKKVVTDEDNKVTIYIGDDGIVKVFNKNDNGKWSEEHLGDSQSVKKAFETQSSSSVPKTSASITGVDLNLKSDTQSTDKFEFTKEGNFVIYTNKGDTAFKLVKDDSTEIWKTDKTTDYSCRVEVDVMKNDAKAVTIYMPNDKTKLFKKDGMNQPWKEIDISKVTPKSVNIDYEHESHFYSNKSDNNIRTFTAKRGFAFNCANEYVDGNMIEVWKTDKENEFANKIDVNIMKNEDKTVSVYIDNNKTKVFKKDRNTNDWKEIDITKVNPIAVDIDYDQESLYYKNNLNNNLRTFTAKTYNRVDIWKAKNDNDYANKIEVDYINNDSKAVTLYFHGNKTKLFMKHNKNDQWTEVDLNNVTPKSVNIDYEHETHCYKNKLHGFCRTFTPKTGFAFNVVNEYINNNSIEIWSTTNESEYGKKVEVDIMKNGAKAVTIYMPDDKTKLFKKDGMNQSWNEIDTTKVNPMSVNIQHSSDTYFYTNMFHNDIRTFTSKTGFAFNLVNEYINNNNVEIWTTNQESEYSNKVVSAKRSYGILDLSIHMNNGKKKLFIKESEDQGWKEIDITKVNPRSMNINDRYHSYFYTNRFDNGVRTFISKTAFAFNVVKDGDNNIWSTSNENEYSKKVVTKDDKVTIYTGEDINAKTKVFVKEDNGNWTEDTTAATTVPYQGSSFAQVKLFKSNPSDPSNPSELDANDFSSSTSGSIVSFKIADGVNCVQLIYNNVLLWLYDSSQYGGRYPKLLYHNTETDILLLMFEGLDMTFEKNDQGQWLFTESGPLTVRFYVIDPNDNTKTVELPSTHYTTTDSGDITTFNIADNVDTIALTYGQVLLWQHDPELHGDIYPKSLYCIKSTETIVLQFVGLDISFAKNDQDQWVYTEIDTSADGSATTQPRVKLLKSNPSDPSNPSELGANDFSSSTSGSVVSYHIADGVNCVQLIFDDVLLWAYDSSQYGGRYPKSLYHNTETDILLLRFESIDLTFVKNDQGQWLFTESGPLAVKFHIVDPNDNTKTVELPSTHYTTTDSGDITTFNIADNVDTIALTYGQVLLWQHDANKHSGMHPKSLVFTKSAETMVLQFESLDISFAKNDQGQWEYTEHTSDSEAATTQPESGGSTEPVEGVSTTPTPESSGEGTPATPPAQTGSSTTQPRVRLLKSNPSDPSNPSELGANDFSSSTSGSVVSYHIADGVNCVQLIFDDVLLWAYDSSQYGGRYPKSLYHNTETDILLLRFESIDLTFVKNDQGQWLFTESGPLAVKFHIVDPNDNTKTVELPSTHYTTTDSGDITTFNIADNVDTIALTYGQVLLWQHDANKHSGMHPKSLVFTKSAETMVLQFESLDISFAKNDQGQWEYTETIVSGQ, encoded by the exons ATGAAGATAGATACCATTGGTACTTGTATATTGGTATACCTGTTAACATGTGTCCGTTTCAATGTTCttgtaaaagtaaatgcAGTTGCCAGTCAGCCAGCTACCACATCTCCAATTTACAGTCCACAACGACCTAAAAAAGACGGTGTTGATTTAAACCTAAAGTCAGACACTAAGTCCGGTAAAAACTTTGagtataaaaaggaaggtAATTATGTCACTTATACTTCCAAGGGTGACAAGGCCTTCAAACTTGTTAAGGACGATAGTACCGAAATTTGGAAATCAAGCCAAGACAGTGATTACTCGGTTAAAGTTGAATTAGATCTTTTGAATAACGAAGCCAAAGCTGTTACTATTCACCTACCAGGAAACAAGACTAAGGTGTTTAAAAAAGATGGTTTGGACCAACACTGGAAAGAAATAGACATTAGCAAATTCAATTTTGAGTCATTCTACATTGATTATGAACATGAAAGTTAcattagtaaaaataaattagaaaatAACGTTAGAACATTTACCTCTAAAAAGGGATTCGCTTTTAATGGTGCCGTTGAATATATTGATGGTAACAGAGTTGATATATGGAAAGCTAAAAACGATAATGACTACGCcaataaaattgaagtaGATTACATGAATAACGACTCTAAAGCAGTTACTCTTTACTTTCCTGGAAACAAGACTAAATTGTATATGAAACATAATAAGAACGATCAATGGACTGAAGTTGATATCACTAATGTAATTCATAAGACAGTGAGTATCAAGGACGATAAAGAAACCTACTTTTATTCCAACAAGTTCCGAGACTCCACTAGAACTTTTGAGGCTAAAACCGGATTTGCTTTTAATAAAGTTAAAGATGGTGATACTAATATCTGGACCACTACAGACGATTCTGAATTTGCCAATAAAGTGATATATGATAAACGTTACGATGACAAACTTGATGTTACAATTAATTTGAACAATGGAATGCGGAAgttgtacattaaaaaaaaatcCAATGAACCTTGGgaagaaataaatttaaccaAAGTAAATCCTAAGTTCGTAAACATTGATTACGATCATGAAACATACTCTTACAAACATGAattagataaaaatattaggACTTTTACCGCTAAGAATTGTTTTGCTTTTGAGGGAGTCATTGAATATATTGAAGATAACAGAGTTGATATTTGGAAAGCTAAAAACGATAGTGAGTACGCcaataaaattgaagttGATCTTATGAATAAAGACTCTAAAGCA ACTAAGTTGTTCAAGAAAGATGGTAAGAAAAATCCCTGGACTGAAATTGATACAACCGAATTAAATCGAATGACATTGAATATCCAGCATCAAAATCACAGTTACTTCTATACTAATTTGTTTCATAATTATGTTAGAACATTTGAAGCCCGAAAAGgatttgtatttaattttgttaaagACGGCAATACTGATCTATGGACCACTAGTAACGAGAACGAATATGCTAAGAAAGTTGTGACAGATGAAGATAACAAAGTCACCATCTACATAGGTGATGATGGAATTGTAAAGGTATTTAATAAGAATGATAACGGTAAGTGGTCAGAAGAGCATTTAGGTGATAGTCAGTCAGTAAAAAAAGCTTTCGAAACACAATCTAGTTCATCAGTTCCTAAGACTTCTGCTTCAATAACTGGTGTTGATTTAAACCTAAAGTCAGACACTAAGTCCGGTAAAAACTTTGagtataaaaaggaaggtAATTATGTCACTTATACTTCCAAGGGTGACAAGGCTTTCAAACTTGTTAAGGACGATAGTACCGAAATTTGGAAATCAAGCCAAGACAGTGATTACTCGGTTAAAGTTGAAGTAGATTACATTAATAACGACTCTAAAGCAGTTACTCTTTACTTTCATGGAAACAAGACTAAGTTGTTTATGAAACATTCTAAAAACGATCCATGGACCGAAATTGATATCACCAAAGTAAATACTAAGTCAATAAACATCGATTATCCTCATGATAGTTACTTTTTCACTAATAATGAATCTAAGAACGTCAGAACATTTATACCTAAGAGCGGATTTATCTTTAATTGTGCACTCGAATATCTCAATGAACATAAGATCGAAATATGGACCACTAATGACGAAAATGAATACGCTAAGAAAGTAGAATATGCTAAACGTAATTCCGGTATCGCtgatttaacaatttataaggttaatggaaaaaaacaattatttataaaagaataTGCCACATATTCTTGGAAACAAGTTGATATTACCAAAGTAAATCCCAAGTCAATTGACATCGATCATGATCATGAATGTTATTTCTACAAAAATGAACTAACAGGTAACTTTAGAACATTTACTTCTAAGACGGGATTTGCCTTTAACTGTGCCAATGAATATGTCGATGGTAATATGATTGAAGTTTGGAAAACGGATAAAGAGAATGACTACGCcaataaaattgaagttGATcttatgaataaaaacacCAAAGTCGTTACTATATATATGcctgaaaataaaactaagtTGTTCAAGAAAGATGGTAAGAAAAATCCCTGGACTGAAATTGATACAACCGAATTAAATCGAATGACATTGAATATCCAGCATCAAAATCACAGTTACTTCTATACTAATTTGTTTCATAATTATGTTAGAACATTTGAAGCCCGAAAAGgatttgtatttaattttgttaaagACGGCAATACTGATCTATGGACCACTAGTAACGAGAACGAATATGCTAAGAAAGTTGTTTCAGCAAAACGTTCCTATGGTATTTTTGACTTAACAATACATATGAttaatggaaaaaataagttatttataaaagaaaaagacAATGATCCGTGGAAAGAAATAGATTTAACCGTAATTAATCCCAAATCAATGAATATTAAGTATCCATATCATAGTTACTTTTATACTAACATTTTGGACGATGAAGTTAGAACATTTGAAGCACGAAACGGATTTGCCTTTAACGTTGTCAATGAGTATATTGGTAACAACAGGGTTGAAATTTGGTCCACTAGTAACGAGAACGAATATGCTAAGAAAGTTGTGACAGATGAAGATAACAAAGTCACCATCTACATAGGTGATGATGGAATTGTAAAGGTATTTAATAAGAATGATAACGGTAAGTGGTCAGAAGAGCATTTAGGTGATAGTCAGTCAGTAAAAAAAGCTTTCGAAACACAATCTAGTTCATCAGTTCCTAAGACTTCTGCTTCAATAACTGGTGTTGATTTAAACCTAAAGTCTGATACTCAGTCTACTGATAAGTTTGAGTTTACAAAGGAAGGTAATTTTGTCATTTATACTAATAAGGGAGACACCGCTTTCAAACTTGTTAAGGACGATAGTACCgaaatttggaaaactGATAAAACTACTGATTATTCATGTAGAGTTGAAGTAGATGTTATGAAAAATGACGCAAAAGCTGTTACTATATACATGCCTAATGATAAAACTaagttgtttaaaaaagatGGTATGAACCAACCCTGGAAAGAAATAGACATTTCTAAAGTAACTCCTAAATCAGTGAATATCGATTATGAACACGAAAGTCACTTCTATAGTAACAAGTCCGACAACAATATTAGAACATTTACAGCTAAAAGGGGATTTGCTTTTAACTGTGCCAATGAATATGTCGATGGTAATATGATTGAAGTTTGGAAAACGGATAAAGAGAATGAATTCGCcaataaaattgatgtcaatattatgaaaaatGAAGACAAAACAGTTTCTGTttatattgataataataaaacaaaagtATTTAAGAAAGATCGTAATACCAATGATTGGAAAGAAATTGATATCACTAAAGTAAATCCTATCGCAGTGGATATAGATTATGATCAAGAAAGTCtttattacaaaaataacttaaataATAATCTTAGGACTTTTACCGCTAAGACTT ATAACAGAGTTGATATTTGGAAAGCTAAAAACGATAATGACTACGCcaataaaattgaagtaGATTACATTAATAACGACTCTAAAGCAGTTACTCTTTACTTTCATGGAAACAAGACTAAGTTGTTTATGAAACATAATAAGAACGATCAATGGACTGAAGTTGATTTAAACAATGTAACTCCAAAGTCAGTCAACATTGATTATGAACACGAAACTCACTgttacaaaaataaattacatgGGTTTTGTAGAACATTTACTCCTAAGACAGGGTTTGCTTTCAATGTTGTTAATGagtatattaataacaacagtatAGAAATTTGGTCCACTACTAACGAGTCTGAATATGGCAAGAAAGTAGAAGTTGATATTATGAAAAATGGTGCAAAAGCTGTTACTATATATATGCCTGATGATAAAACTAAGTTGTTTAAGAAAGATGGTATGAACCAATCATGGAACGAGATTGACACTACCAAAGTAAATCCTATGTCAGTAAATATCCAACATTCAAGTGATACGTATTTctatacaaatatgtttCATAACGATATTAGAACATTTACTTCTAAGACGGGATTTGCTTTCAATCTTGTTAACGagtatattaataacaacaatgtCGAAATTTGGACCACTAACCAAGAGTCTGAATATTCTAATAAAGTTGTTTCAGCAAAACGTTCCTATGGTATCCTTGATTTATCAATACATATGAATAATGGAAAAAAGaagttatttataaaagagAGTGAAGATCAAGGTTGGAAAGAGATAGATATTACCAAAGTTAACCCTAGGtcaatgaatataaatgataGATATCATAGTTACTTTTATACTAACAGGTTTGACAACGGCGTCAGAACATTTATTTCTAAAACAGCATTTGCCTTTAATGTTGTTAAAGATGGcgataataatatatggtCCACTAGCAACGAGAACGAATACTCTAAAAAGGTAGTAACAAAGGATGATAAAGTAACTATTTACACAGGGGAAGATATCAATGCTAAAACAAAGGTATTTGTTAAGGAAGATAACGGTAATTGGACAGAAGATACAACAGCAGCCACTACGGTACCATATCAAGGTTCTTCATTTGCACAAGTTAAACTGTTCAAGTCTAATCCATCAGATCCATCTAATCCTTCAGAATTAGATGCTAATGATTTTAGTTCTTCTACAAGTGGAAGTATAGTCTCATTCAAGATCGCAGACGGTGTTAATTGTGTtcagttaatatataacaatGTTTTATTGTGGCTCTACGACTCTTCACAATATGGAGGCAGATACCCCAAGTTATTATACCATAATACAGAAAccgatattttattacttatgTTTGAAGGTTTAGATATGACTTTTGAAAAGAATGATCAAGGTCAGTGGTTATTCACAGAATCAGGTCCTTTAACCGTTAGATTCTATGTAATCGATCCTAACGATAACACCAAGACTGTCGAACTCCCTAGTACTCACTATACAACTACTGACAGTGGTGATATTACTACATTCAATATCGCAGACAATGTTGATACTATCGCATTAACGTATGGTCAAGTTTTATTATGGCAGCATGACCCTGAACTCCATGGTGACATCTATCCCAAATcattatattgtattaaaaGTACAGAGACTATCGTGCTTCAATTTGTGGGTTTAGATATTTCATTTGCAAAGAATGATCAAGATCAGTGGGTGTACACTGAGATTGATACATCTGCCGATGGATCAGCTACTACCCAACCAAGggtaaaattattaaagtCTAATCCATCAGATCCATCCAATCCTTCAGAACTAGGTGCTAATGATTTTAGTTCGTCAACAAGTGGAAGCGTGGTGTCATATCATATCGCAGACGGTGTTAATTGTGTtcagttaatatttgacGATGTTTTATTGTGGGCCTATGACTCTTCACAATATGGAGGTAGATACCCCAAGTCATTATACCATAATACAGAAAccgatattttattacttagGTTTGAAAGTATAGATCTAACATTCGTAAAGAATGATCAAGGTCAGTGGTTATTCACAGAATCTGGACCACTAGCCGTCAAGTTCCACATAGTTGATCCTAACGATAACACCAAGACTGTCGAACTCCCTAGTACTCACTATACAACTACTGACAGTGGTGATATTACTACATTCAATATCGCAGACAATGTTGATACTATCGCATTAACGTATGGTCAAGTTTTATTATGGCAGCATGATGCCAATAAACACAGTGGTATGCATCCTAAGTCATTAGTTTTTACTAAAAGTGCAGAGACCATGGTACTTCAATTTGAGAGTTTAGATATCTCATTCGCAAAAAATGATCAAGGTCAATGGGAGTACACAGAGCATACATCAGACAGTGAAGCAGCTACTACACAACCTGAATCAGGTGGCTCTACAGAACCTGTTGAAGGTGTTTCTACTACACCAACACCTGAATCTAGTGGAGAAGGTACTCCCGCTACACCACCAGCTCAAACTGGATCATCCACTACACAGCCAAGAGTCAGGTTATTAAAGTCTAATCCATCAGATCCATCCAATCCTTCAGAACTAGGTGCTAATGATTTTAGTTCGTCAACAAGTGGAAGCGTGGTGTCATATCATATCGCAGACGGTGTTAATTGTGTtcagttaatatttgacGATGTTTTATTGTGGGCCTATGACTCTTCACAATATGGAGGTAGATACCCCAAGTCATTATACCATAATACAGAAAccgatattttattacttagGTTTGAAAGTATAGATCTAACATTCGTAAAGAATGATCAAGGTCAGTGGTTATTCACAGAATCTGGACCACTAGCCGTCAAGTTCCACATAGTTGATCCTAACGATAACACCAAGACTGTCGAACTCCCTAGTACTCACTATACAACTACTGACAGTGGTGATATTACTACATTCAATATCGCAGACAATGTTGATACTATCGCATTAACGTATGGTCAAGTTTTATTATGGCAGCATGATGCCAATAAACACAGTGGTATGCATCCTAAGTCATTAGTTTTTACTAAAAGTGCAGAGACCATGGTACTTCAATTTGAGAGTTTAGATATCTCATTCGCAAAAAATGATCAAGGTCAATGGGAGTATACAGAGACTATTGTATCCGGCCAATGA